One genomic segment of Paraburkholderia caffeinilytica includes these proteins:
- a CDS encoding HAMP domain-containing sensor histidine kinase: MQFRLGRMFWRIFFTGWLGMVAAFICAGFYMHVSGIEPPATPHWIFLIPVLAGATVSLPIAFGVAWHVSRPVLYLSQALRDAARARFDVRVMPAMGSRRDEFAYLAQEFDEMAARLQQAATQQRQLFHDVSHELRSPLARIQAAIGLMQQDPQSAASMAERIARETERLDQFIEELLTLHKLEAGAMNPERERVDVMELLADIVQDAEFEAKARGCTVTLDAPDSFVAEVAGEPLYRAFENVVRNAVKYSMPNTTVEVRVRLPGASSVEDDGAGWLEISVSDRGPGVPEEFCEEIFEPFRRFEPHQRDATIGAVSGTGLGLTIARRALALHGGDIRATPREGGGLVVIARLPDPAATAGPSPR; this comes from the coding sequence ATGCAATTTCGGCTTGGGCGCATGTTCTGGCGGATTTTCTTCACGGGCTGGCTCGGCATGGTGGCGGCATTTATATGTGCCGGCTTCTACATGCATGTTAGCGGGATCGAACCACCCGCTACACCCCACTGGATCTTCCTCATCCCGGTGCTGGCAGGCGCCACCGTGAGCCTTCCAATCGCGTTCGGGGTGGCGTGGCATGTCTCCAGGCCGGTGCTTTATCTCAGCCAGGCGCTCCGCGACGCGGCGCGCGCGCGCTTCGATGTGCGAGTGATGCCCGCGATGGGCTCCCGTCGCGATGAATTTGCATATCTGGCACAGGAGTTCGATGAAATGGCCGCGCGCCTCCAGCAGGCGGCGACGCAGCAGCGTCAGCTTTTTCACGACGTGTCGCACGAACTGCGCTCGCCGTTGGCGCGTATCCAGGCCGCGATAGGTCTCATGCAGCAAGACCCTCAGTCGGCGGCGTCGATGGCCGAGCGCATCGCGCGCGAAACGGAGCGGCTGGATCAGTTCATCGAAGAGCTTCTGACGTTGCACAAACTGGAGGCGGGCGCGATGAACCCGGAGCGCGAACGCGTGGACGTGATGGAACTGCTGGCCGACATCGTGCAGGACGCCGAGTTCGAGGCGAAGGCGCGCGGCTGCACCGTGACCCTGGATGCGCCGGACAGCTTCGTGGCGGAAGTCGCCGGAGAGCCGCTTTACCGCGCTTTCGAGAATGTTGTGCGCAACGCCGTCAAATACTCCATGCCCAACACGACCGTGGAGGTTCGCGTCCGCTTACCCGGGGCCTCGTCAGTGGAAGACGATGGAGCAGGGTGGCTCGAAATCAGCGTGAGCGACAGAGGCCCCGGCGTGCCCGAAGAATTTTGTGAGGAAATCTTTGAGCCCTTCCGCCGGTTTGAACCCCACCAGCGCGACGCTACGATTGGAGCCGTGTCAGGCACGGGCCTCGGGCTGACCATCGCCCGTCGCGCACTGGCTCTTCACGGTGGCGATATCCGCGCCACGCCGCGAGAGGGCGGAGGACTGGTGGTGATCGCACGGCTGCCGGATCCGGCAGCAACCGCGGGGCCGTCGCCGCGATAA
- a CDS encoding efflux RND transporter periplasmic adaptor subunit, translating to MKLSRSKAALAAFTIIATAAAAWRFTPDFRAHAETQAAPAALTVSVVEPQYRKWPDTLQANGSTAAWQEAVIGAETGSLRITGLFADVGSEVKRGQLLAQLADATAAADLRKQEAAVAQASANLEQAEADLKRSKQAADSGALSAQKLDEYRITATVDRAALASAQAELENRRIALSQTRIVAVDDGIVSSRSALLGNVVSTGTELFRLIRQGRIEWQAEVDAQQLARIHAQQSARVTLPNGKVVDGTVRLVSPTLSTNTGRAIVYVALNGHDAQPGMFASGDIELGNVEVLTLPEAALVPRDGRTDVYVLNRDGATVERRVVVAGRHRDGRCEILSGLTADMRVVAGGGGFLSDGSRVKVVEQKALASLAAANGAAQGGRL from the coding sequence GTGAAGCTGAGTCGCTCCAAGGCCGCATTGGCAGCCTTCACCATCATCGCCACCGCAGCCGCCGCCTGGCGGTTCACGCCCGATTTCCGGGCCCATGCCGAGACTCAGGCGGCGCCCGCCGCACTGACCGTCAGCGTGGTCGAGCCGCAGTACCGGAAATGGCCCGATACCCTCCAGGCCAACGGCAGCACGGCTGCCTGGCAGGAAGCCGTCATCGGCGCCGAGACCGGCAGCCTGCGCATCACCGGGCTCTTCGCCGACGTCGGCAGCGAGGTCAAGCGCGGCCAGTTACTCGCGCAGCTCGCCGATGCCACGGCAGCCGCAGACCTGCGCAAGCAGGAAGCCGCCGTCGCTCAGGCGAGCGCCAACCTCGAACAGGCCGAGGCCGACTTGAAACGGTCGAAGCAGGCGGCCGACAGCGGCGCCTTGTCCGCGCAAAAGCTCGACGAATACCGCATCACGGCGACCGTCGATCGCGCCGCGCTGGCTTCCGCCCAGGCCGAGCTGGAGAACAGGCGCATCGCCCTGTCGCAGACGCGCATCGTCGCGGTCGACGACGGCATCGTGTCGTCGCGCTCAGCATTGCTCGGCAACGTGGTGAGTACGGGAACCGAATTGTTCCGGCTGATCCGCCAGGGGCGAATCGAGTGGCAGGCCGAGGTCGACGCGCAGCAATTGGCGCGTATCCACGCACAGCAGTCCGCGCGTGTCACGCTGCCGAACGGCAAGGTGGTCGACGGCACCGTGCGCCTGGTGTCGCCGACACTGTCGACCAACACCGGCCGCGCCATCGTCTACGTCGCGCTGAACGGGCACGATGCCCAGCCCGGCATGTTCGCGAGCGGCGACATCGAACTGGGCAACGTCGAGGTGCTGACACTGCCCGAAGCGGCGCTCGTGCCCCGCGACGGCCGCACCGACGTCTACGTGCTCAATCGCGACGGCGCGACGGTCGAACGGCGCGTCGTGGTCGCCGGACGCCATCGCGACGGACGCTGCGAAATCCTCTCCGGGCTCACGGCCGACATGCGCGTCGTGGCGGGTGGCGGCGGCTTCCTGTCGGACGGCTCGCGCGTGAAGGTGGTGGAACAGAAGGCACTCGCCTCCCTCGCCGCAGCAAACGGCGCGGCGCAAGGAGGCAGACTATGA
- a CDS encoding DUF3331 domain-containing protein: protein MGILTMKLSTWLDTVRGIREFGALGPTVKQARLQDGKKRQRATSRRWDGTSHPTVRIVDISSPITLTVSWCDPCTGRFGDQTWRAGVARRRGVCVLSAGPINVGNAILHKINYQQTVC from the coding sequence ATGGGAATCCTGACGATGAAACTATCGACATGGCTCGATACCGTGCGCGGAATCAGGGAATTCGGCGCGCTGGGTCCGACGGTGAAACAGGCTCGGTTGCAGGACGGCAAGAAGCGTCAACGTGCCACGTCGCGGCGCTGGGACGGCACCAGTCATCCCACCGTGCGCATCGTCGACATATCGTCGCCGATAACACTGACGGTCTCATGGTGCGATCCGTGTACCGGGCGCTTCGGCGACCAGACGTGGCGGGCCGGCGTTGCGCGCCGCCGCGGCGTGTGCGTGCTAAGCGCGGGCCCGATCAACGTGGGCAACGCGATTTTACATAAGATAAATTATCAACAAACGGTGTGTTAG
- a CDS encoding paraquat-inducible protein A, whose product MLGCHACGLVSEAPVDGHDDARCPRCGTRLQRRRPASIERAFAFLLAGIIFYIPANMMPVMHTVMLNRGSDNTILQGVVAFWKHGSYGIALVIFIASVAVPCAKFLILGLLLITARRGSGWARRERARLHRLVELVGYWSMLDVLVVAIVAALVKFQALAVVEPRPGIFFFGGMVILTMLSAMQFDPRLTWDGKD is encoded by the coding sequence GTGCTCGGCTGCCACGCATGCGGCCTCGTCAGCGAAGCGCCGGTAGACGGTCACGACGATGCGCGGTGCCCGCGCTGCGGCACGAGGCTGCAGCGCCGCCGGCCCGCCAGCATCGAGCGCGCCTTCGCGTTCCTGCTGGCGGGCATCATCTTCTACATCCCCGCCAACATGATGCCGGTGATGCACACCGTCATGCTGAACCGCGGCAGCGACAACACCATCCTGCAAGGCGTCGTCGCCTTTTGGAAGCACGGCTCGTATGGGATCGCCCTCGTGATCTTCATCGCCAGCGTGGCCGTGCCCTGCGCGAAGTTCCTGATTCTCGGCCTGCTGCTGATCACTGCCCGCCGGGGCAGCGGCTGGGCGCGTCGCGAACGCGCCAGGCTCCACCGCCTCGTCGAACTGGTCGGCTACTGGTCGATGCTCGACGTGCTCGTCGTGGCGATCGTCGCCGCGCTCGTCAAGTTCCAGGCGCTGGCCGTCGTCGAGCCGCGCCCCGGCATTTTCTTTTTCGGCGGCATGGTGATCCTGACCATGCTTTCGGCCATGCAATTCGATCCTCGCCTGACCTGGGACGGTAAAGACTGA
- a CDS encoding ISNCY family transposase: MSMTELDRLKVVQAVCERRLKPGQAADRLALSVRQIERLVQRYQAAGVAGLVSGKRGRPGNHQLSDGVSRRAVAIIRERYADFGPTLACEKLRECHGISLSVETVRALMMAAGLWIPRKDRPPKVYQPRNRRACLGELIQIDGSDHRWFEERAPACTLLVFIDDATGRLMTLHFTATESTFSYFEALSTYLAAHGKPVAFYSDKFSVFYVKDRASTAGKGVTQFGRALYQLNIEAFCANTSQAKGRVERANLTLQDRLVKELRLRNISTREAANAYAPSFIADFNRRFGKPPKSDHNAHRPLRDDEDLKQILAYRVARKVSNALTVQYDRVMYLLQDTEANRRLMHEYVEVVEYRNGAIEIQAAGRVLPCREYDRITQIDQGAEVENKRLSAALAVARLVQAQRDDRRVSGSPSRTHLGEDVRARKALAGLKKQRAITLADVTQAVHEVSIKKHEEQGVGGCAAHPKNIRKSTAAQQNPTFQFSADPDI; the protein is encoded by the coding sequence ATGTCGATGACCGAGCTGGACCGGTTGAAGGTCGTGCAGGCCGTTTGCGAGCGGCGTCTGAAGCCGGGCCAGGCAGCGGACCGGCTTGCGTTAAGTGTGCGTCAGATTGAGCGCCTCGTGCAGCGCTATCAGGCCGCAGGAGTTGCCGGACTGGTCTCGGGCAAACGTGGTCGGCCGGGAAATCATCAATTGTCCGACGGTGTGTCGCGACGCGCGGTGGCCATCATTCGCGAGCGCTATGCCGATTTCGGGCCAACACTGGCGTGCGAGAAGCTTCGGGAATGTCACGGCATCAGTCTGTCGGTCGAGACGGTGCGCGCGCTGATGATGGCCGCCGGCCTGTGGATTCCCCGCAAGGATCGGCCGCCCAAGGTGTACCAGCCCCGCAACCGCCGCGCGTGCCTGGGTGAACTGATCCAGATTGACGGCAGCGATCACCGCTGGTTCGAGGAGCGTGCGCCGGCCTGCACGCTGCTGGTGTTTATCGACGATGCGACTGGCAGGCTGATGACGCTTCACTTCACGGCGACGGAATCGACCTTCAGCTATTTTGAGGCCCTGTCGACGTATCTGGCAGCACACGGCAAGCCCGTCGCGTTCTATAGCGACAAGTTCAGCGTGTTCTACGTCAAGGATCGGGCGAGCACGGCTGGCAAAGGCGTCACACAGTTCGGCCGCGCCCTGTATCAGCTCAATATCGAGGCGTTCTGTGCGAACACGAGTCAGGCCAAGGGGCGTGTCGAGCGCGCCAACCTGACGTTGCAGGACCGGCTCGTCAAGGAACTGAGGTTGCGTAACATCAGTACGCGGGAAGCCGCCAATGCCTATGCGCCCTCCTTCATCGCCGATTTCAACCGGCGCTTCGGCAAGCCACCGAAGAGCGACCACAACGCGCACCGGCCGCTGCGTGATGACGAGGACCTGAAGCAGATCCTGGCCTATCGCGTGGCGCGCAAGGTCTCCAATGCGCTGACAGTGCAGTACGACAGGGTGATGTACCTGTTGCAGGACACCGAGGCAAACCGGCGTCTGATGCATGAATACGTTGAGGTCGTTGAATACCGGAACGGAGCCATAGAGATTCAGGCGGCGGGCCGTGTGTTGCCCTGTCGCGAATATGACCGGATCACGCAGATTGATCAGGGCGCGGAGGTTGAGAACAAGCGGCTGTCCGCGGCACTGGCGGTTGCGCGGCTGGTGCAGGCGCAGCGCGATGACCGGCGCGTTTCCGGCTCGCCTTCACGCACCCATCTTGGCGAAGACGTCCGGGCAAGGAAGGCGCTTGCGGGCTTGAAGAAACAGCGGGCGATCACGCTAGCGGATGTCACGCAGGCCGTTCACGAGGTGAGCATCAAAAAACATGAAGAACAGGGGGTGGGCGGCTGCGCCGCCCACCCCAAAAACATAAGAAAAAGCACAGCAGCACAGCAAAACCCGACATTTCAATTTAGCGCAGACCCCGACATTTGA
- a CDS encoding efflux transporter outer membrane subunit, whose protein sequence is MDQHRRRRARLSAIAGSLALCACALQPSYETPKVIETTGWQAELPHGGSVENLVDWWRRFDDPAVAELVRTAETDSPTLAKAVARIDDARATVVSDSSGAWPSLTGSGSVTRAKSAVSLGNEVFTSLATTRSGELDASWELDLFGKVRSSRESAKAQLASRIDDWHDARVSLAAEVADDYVQYRACRQLAGAYEESAASYAQTEKTTLAAAAAGMTPSSDGYLAQANTASAHASAIQQHVVCEELIKSLVELTGASEPALRAIVDRPQAPGLPQPAAFSVQSAPADLVRQRPDLASSERALAAAYASIGKARAERFPSLSLSGSIGLSATNVTSPMSTWSFGPSLSIPLFDAGKRKAAVDSAQASYDEQLAAYRSSVRTAVKEVEVALADLDGAARRSDDARRAVEQYRRYESAMETNWRAGFDTLLTREQARRSLTSAEITDIELQRDRVRSWISLYKALGGGWQGNDAVMPVARATTTLPAISTTRAAAISQGTVQ, encoded by the coding sequence ATTGACCAGCACCGGCGCCGCCGGGCAAGGCTGAGCGCGATAGCGGGCAGCCTTGCGTTGTGCGCATGCGCGCTACAACCCTCTTACGAAACGCCGAAGGTGATCGAAACCACCGGCTGGCAGGCCGAGCTGCCGCACGGCGGCAGTGTTGAGAATCTCGTCGACTGGTGGCGCCGCTTCGACGACCCGGCCGTGGCCGAGCTGGTCCGCACGGCCGAGACCGACAGCCCGACGCTCGCGAAGGCCGTCGCCCGCATCGACGATGCCCGCGCTACGGTCGTGTCCGACAGCTCCGGCGCATGGCCGTCGCTGACCGGCAGCGGATCGGTCACGCGGGCCAAGTCCGCCGTGTCTCTCGGCAACGAGGTTTTCACGAGCCTCGCGACCACGCGCAGCGGCGAGCTGGACGCTTCGTGGGAACTCGACCTGTTCGGCAAGGTGCGCTCGAGCCGTGAATCGGCGAAGGCGCAACTGGCATCCCGTATCGACGACTGGCATGACGCGCGCGTTTCGCTCGCCGCCGAGGTGGCCGACGACTACGTGCAGTACCGGGCATGCCGCCAGCTCGCCGGTGCCTATGAGGAATCGGCGGCGTCGTACGCGCAGACGGAAAAAACCACGCTTGCGGCGGCCGCGGCGGGCATGACGCCGTCCTCCGACGGCTACCTCGCCCAGGCGAACACGGCCAGCGCCCACGCATCGGCGATCCAGCAGCACGTCGTCTGCGAAGAACTCATCAAGTCGCTCGTGGAACTCACGGGCGCGAGCGAGCCGGCACTGCGCGCGATCGTCGATCGGCCGCAAGCGCCCGGCTTGCCCCAGCCGGCAGCATTCAGCGTGCAGTCCGCGCCTGCCGACCTCGTTCGTCAGCGCCCCGATCTGGCTTCGTCCGAACGCGCGCTGGCCGCAGCCTATGCCTCCATCGGAAAGGCCCGTGCCGAGCGTTTTCCGAGCCTGTCGCTGTCCGGCTCGATCGGGCTCTCGGCCACCAACGTGACGTCGCCGATGTCGACGTGGTCGTTCGGGCCGAGCCTGTCGATCCCGCTGTTCGACGCGGGCAAGCGCAAGGCCGCCGTCGATTCGGCGCAGGCCAGCTACGACGAGCAGCTGGCCGCTTATCGCAGCTCGGTGCGCACCGCCGTCAAGGAAGTCGAGGTGGCGCTTGCCGACCTCGACGGCGCCGCACGGCGCAGCGACGACGCGCGGCGCGCCGTCGAGCAATACCGCCGCTACGAAAGCGCCATGGAAACCAACTGGCGTGCCGGCTTCGACACGCTGCTGACGCGCGAGCAGGCGCGCCGCTCGCTGACGAGCGCCGAGATCACCGACATCGAACTGCAGCGTGACCGTGTGCGCAGCTGGATCTCGCTCTACAAGGCCCTGGGCGGCGGCTGGCAGGGCAACGACGCCGTGATGCCGGTTGCCCGCGCCACAACCACCCTGCCCGCCATCTCCACCACGCGCGCCGCCGCTATCTCGCAAGGAACCGTACAGTGA
- a CDS encoding paraquat-inducible protein A, which translates to MRTFPHLVVCRECDTVYRRPRLAPGDTARCETCEATLHGASHPDVDGWLALTAAAGIVFAIANVCPLIRIDLHGLHSEATLWQSVMALAHGAASPIAVPAALAVVVVPFLQIVLLAWVLAYSRAGRQAPGFAPVMRLLAALQPWSMVEVALLGVLVSIVKLSSFLKVAPGVGIWAMAASMVLITLIARRDVQSLWNLTGHGAQA; encoded by the coding sequence ATGAGAACCTTCCCGCACCTCGTCGTGTGCCGCGAATGCGACACGGTCTACCGGCGCCCTCGCCTTGCACCCGGCGATACGGCGCGCTGCGAAACCTGCGAAGCCACGCTGCATGGCGCGAGCCATCCGGACGTCGACGGCTGGCTGGCACTGACCGCCGCCGCGGGCATCGTCTTCGCGATCGCCAACGTCTGTCCGCTGATCCGTATCGATCTGCACGGCCTGCACAGCGAAGCGACGCTCTGGCAGTCCGTCATGGCGCTCGCGCACGGTGCGGCCTCTCCCATCGCCGTACCGGCCGCGCTCGCCGTCGTCGTTGTGCCTTTCCTGCAGATCGTGCTGCTCGCGTGGGTGCTCGCTTACTCGCGGGCAGGCCGTCAGGCGCCCGGGTTCGCCCCGGTGATGCGCCTGCTCGCCGCATTGCAGCCGTGGAGCATGGTCGAGGTGGCGTTGCTCGGCGTCCTCGTGTCGATCGTCAAGCTCTCGAGCTTTCTGAAGGTCGCTCCGGGCGTCGGCATCTGGGCGATGGCGGCTTCGATGGTGTTGATCACGCTGATCGCCCGCCGCGACGTCCAGTCGCTGTGGAACCTCACCGGGCACGGTGCACAAGCATGA
- a CDS encoding efflux RND transporter permease subunit, protein MNVSSWSIRNPVPAVLCFILLTVFGLLGFHRLQVQDFPEMDLPAITISASLEGAAPSQLENEVARKIEDKLTSLSLLDHISTTITDGAVSISVIFKLEKDPQAALSEVRNAVDSARAELPAEMAAPTVSKVDSAGSPLVTYTAASASMDEQDLSWFVDNDLSKALLSVKGVSKVERIGGIDREVLIDLNPATLAGLGLTAETVSNQLKAMQRDRSGGQGDIGGQRQSARTLIGVGAVQDVATLTIATGDGRHVRLDQIARVHDGAADRTSYAYLNGKPVVGVQITRSKGNSDVTVMHDLNRTVAAFAAAHPKVQLTEASNTVTPIEDNYEGSMSMLIEGALLAIAVVWWFLRDGRATLVSAAALPLSITPTFGFMYLAGYTLNTVTLLALSLVIGILVDDAIVEIENIERHLRMGKSPFQAAMEAADEIGLAVIATTFTLVAVFLPTAFMAGIPGLIFRQFGVTASVAVLISLLVARLLTPMMAAYLMKAASHVDQDGPLMKRYLGWVHACLGKRGRTMAAVGLFLLVSFAAIGALKTGFLPSQDKSQTQVKLELAPGSTLEASRATALHANTLISRLPEVSGVFASVGSANDSSGGPVGGGSSTSDVRTSSLIVDLVPRSKRGLKQSAVEDEIRAQLRDLPGVRVSVNNGGNGEKLQITLAGSDTASLEASATELEKQLRTLHGIGNVTSSAALQRPEVQFRIDPARAADLGVTAQAAADAVRIGTYGDYSTSLPKLNLPDRQVALRVRLNPALRQDLDVIGQLRVAGTHGSVTLASLGTLSIGSGPSQIDRMDRDRNITLSVELNGRTLGEVNQEAHQLPALRNLPASVREVQQGEVQHMDELFNSFGLAMAIGIFCVYAVLVLLFHDFLQPATILCALPLSIGGALFSLLVARMSFSMPALIGLLMLMGIVTKNSILLVEYAVVARHERGLSRMEALMDACHKRARPILMTTIAMGAGMLPNALGLGADPSFRQPMAIVVIGGLLASTLLSLIVIPVIFTYVDDLEQWLRRRFRHAAGVRETALAKDTAAS, encoded by the coding sequence ATGAACGTCTCCTCGTGGTCGATCCGCAATCCCGTTCCCGCGGTGCTGTGCTTCATCCTGCTGACCGTCTTCGGCCTGCTCGGTTTTCACAGGCTTCAAGTGCAGGATTTCCCGGAAATGGACCTGCCGGCCATTACCATTTCCGCTTCGCTGGAAGGCGCGGCGCCGTCGCAGCTGGAAAACGAGGTGGCCCGCAAGATCGAGGACAAGCTGACTTCGCTGTCGCTGCTCGATCACATCTCCACGACGATCACCGACGGCGCGGTCAGCATCAGTGTCATCTTCAAGCTGGAGAAAGACCCGCAGGCCGCATTGAGCGAAGTGCGCAACGCGGTGGACAGCGCGCGCGCCGAACTGCCCGCGGAGATGGCGGCCCCGACCGTGTCTAAAGTCGACTCGGCCGGCTCCCCGCTCGTTACCTACACGGCCGCTTCCGCGTCGATGGACGAGCAGGACCTGTCCTGGTTCGTCGACAACGACCTTTCCAAGGCGCTGCTCTCGGTCAAGGGCGTCTCCAAGGTCGAGCGGATCGGCGGCATCGACCGCGAAGTGCTGATCGACCTTAACCCGGCAACGTTGGCCGGGCTCGGCCTGACGGCGGAAACGGTCTCGAACCAGCTCAAGGCCATGCAGCGCGACCGCTCCGGCGGACAGGGCGACATCGGCGGCCAGCGGCAGTCGGCGCGCACGCTGATTGGCGTGGGCGCCGTGCAGGACGTGGCGACCTTGACGATCGCCACCGGAGACGGCCGGCACGTGCGCCTCGACCAGATCGCCCGCGTCCATGACGGCGCCGCGGACCGTACGAGCTATGCCTATCTGAACGGCAAGCCCGTCGTCGGCGTGCAGATCACGCGCTCGAAGGGCAATTCGGATGTGACGGTCATGCACGATCTGAACCGCACCGTGGCCGCGTTCGCCGCCGCGCATCCGAAGGTGCAGTTGACCGAAGCGAGCAACACCGTCACGCCCATCGAAGACAACTACGAGGGCTCGATGAGCATGCTGATCGAGGGAGCGCTGCTCGCCATCGCCGTGGTCTGGTGGTTCCTGCGGGACGGCCGGGCCACGCTGGTGTCGGCGGCGGCGCTGCCGCTGTCGATCACCCCGACGTTCGGCTTCATGTACCTCGCCGGGTACACGCTGAACACCGTGACGCTGCTGGCCCTGTCGCTCGTGATCGGCATTCTCGTCGACGATGCGATCGTCGAGATCGAGAACATCGAGCGCCATCTGCGCATGGGCAAGTCCCCATTTCAAGCCGCCATGGAAGCAGCCGACGAGATCGGCCTTGCGGTGATCGCCACCACCTTCACGCTGGTGGCGGTGTTTCTGCCGACAGCGTTCATGGCGGGCATTCCAGGGCTCATCTTCCGGCAGTTCGGGGTGACCGCGTCGGTGGCCGTGCTGATCTCGCTGCTGGTCGCGCGTCTGCTCACGCCGATGATGGCCGCCTACCTGATGAAGGCGGCCAGCCACGTCGACCAGGACGGCCCGCTGATGAAGCGCTATCTGGGCTGGGTGCACGCCTGCCTCGGCAAGCGTGGCCGCACCATGGCGGCAGTCGGCCTGTTCCTGCTGGTCTCTTTTGCGGCGATCGGCGCGCTGAAGACGGGCTTCCTGCCGTCGCAGGACAAGTCGCAGACGCAGGTCAAGCTCGAACTGGCGCCGGGCAGCACGCTCGAAGCGAGCCGCGCCACGGCCCTTCACGCAAACACGCTGATCAGCCGGTTGCCCGAGGTAAGCGGCGTGTTCGCCTCGGTCGGAAGTGCGAATGACAGCAGCGGCGGTCCGGTCGGCGGCGGCAGTAGCACGTCAGATGTGCGCACTTCGTCGCTGATCGTCGACCTGGTCCCGCGCAGCAAGCGCGGCCTGAAGCAATCGGCGGTGGAAGACGAGATTCGCGCGCAGTTGCGCGACCTGCCGGGCGTGCGCGTATCGGTGAACAACGGCGGCAACGGTGAGAAGCTGCAAATCACGCTGGCCGGCAGCGATACGGCTTCACTCGAAGCTTCGGCCACCGAACTGGAAAAGCAGCTGCGCACGCTGCACGGCATCGGCAACGTGACGTCGAGCGCGGCGCTGCAACGCCCCGAAGTGCAGTTCCGGATCGACCCGGCGCGCGCCGCCGACCTCGGCGTGACGGCCCAGGCCGCGGCCGACGCCGTGCGCATCGGCACCTACGGTGACTACTCGACGTCGCTGCCCAAGCTCAATCTTCCGGATCGGCAGGTCGCCCTGCGCGTCCGTCTCAATCCGGCGTTGCGGCAGGACCTCGACGTCATCGGCCAGTTGCGTGTGGCAGGCACGCACGGCAGCGTGACGCTGGCCTCGCTGGGCACCCTTTCGATCGGCAGCGGCCCGTCGCAGATCGACCGGATGGACCGCGACCGCAACATCACGTTGTCGGTCGAGCTCAACGGACGCACGCTCGGCGAAGTCAACCAGGAAGCGCACCAGCTGCCGGCGCTGCGGAATCTGCCCGCCAGCGTGCGCGAGGTGCAGCAAGGCGAGGTGCAGCACATGGACGAGCTGTTCAACAGCTTCGGCCTCGCGATGGCGATCGGCATCTTCTGCGTGTACGCGGTGCTCGTGCTCCTGTTCCATGATTTCCTGCAGCCGGCCACGATCCTCTGTGCGCTGCCGCTGTCGATTGGCGGGGCTCTGTTTTCGCTGCTGGTCGCCCGCATGAGCTTTTCGATGCCCGCGCTGATCGGCCTGCTGATGCTGATGGGCATCGTGACCAAGAATTCGATCCTGCTCGTCGAGTATGCAGTCGTTGCCCGGCACGAACGCGGCTTGAGCCGGATGGAAGCGTTGATGGACGCCTGCCACAAGCGGGCTCGCCCGATCCTGATGACAACCATCGCCATGGGTGCCGGCATGCTGCCCAACGCCCTCGGCCTCGGCGCGGACCCGAGCTTCCGCCAGCCGATGGCGATCGTCGTGATCGGCGGCCTGCTCGCCTCCACGTTGCTGAGCCTGATCGTGATTCCGGTGATCTTCACCTACGTGGACGACCTGGAACAGTGGCTGCGCCGCCGGTTCAGGCACGCCGCAGGGGTACGGGAAACCGCCTTGGCGAAGGATACGGCCGCGTCATGA
- a CDS encoding response regulator transcription factor produces the protein MTPVLLVDDDAELTGMLVQYLAHEGFAADVAHDGEVGVARALSGRFAIVVLDVMMPRLSGIEALRRIRATSHVPVLMLTARGDDIDRISGLNLGADDYVPKPCTPGELVARLRAILRRAAGTGTAGAGAPVQAGQLVLWTSSRRATWQGAPLELTGTEFSLVEILARHAGRLVSKEEISQQAFGRPLARFDRRIDVHISSIRQKLGQRPDGQPWIVSVRGMGYQLLTD, from the coding sequence ATGACGCCGGTACTGCTGGTTGACGACGACGCTGAACTGACCGGTATGCTGGTGCAATACCTCGCCCACGAAGGCTTTGCCGCCGACGTCGCGCACGATGGAGAGGTCGGCGTGGCCCGCGCGCTGTCGGGGCGCTTCGCGATCGTGGTGCTCGATGTGATGATGCCGCGCCTGTCGGGCATCGAGGCGTTGCGCCGCATCCGCGCGACGAGCCACGTGCCGGTGCTGATGCTGACGGCGCGCGGCGACGACATCGACCGCATTTCAGGCCTCAATCTCGGCGCCGACGACTATGTTCCGAAGCCTTGCACGCCGGGCGAACTGGTCGCGCGGCTGCGGGCCATCTTGCGCCGTGCGGCCGGCACGGGAACCGCGGGCGCCGGTGCTCCGGTCCAGGCAGGACAGCTTGTGCTGTGGACTTCCAGCCGCCGCGCGACCTGGCAGGGCGCGCCGCTCGAATTGACCGGCACGGAATTCAGTCTGGTCGAAATCCTGGCGCGGCACGCCGGCAGGCTGGTCAGCAAGGAGGAGATTTCGCAGCAGGCTTTCGGTCGGCCGCTTGCGCGTTTCGACCGGCGCATCGACGTGCATATCAGCAGCATCCGCCAGAAGCTCGGCCAACGTCCCGACGGGCAACCGTGGATCGTCAGCGTGCGCGGCATGGGCTACCAGCTTTTGACGGACTGA